The following DNA comes from Brienomyrus brachyistius isolate T26 chromosome 16, BBRACH_0.4, whole genome shotgun sequence.
CTCTAGCTGAATATACACTGGTTCTGTATAAAACCAACATACCTTTGCCACAATCACACACATTTTTTGGATGGGTATATTTTCACCATCAAATCATTGTTTGGAGCACCGGAACATCTAGGATTAGTAATATCTTTTTTAACACTGGGGCTCAGTATATGTGTAATACTGTCTTCTAAGGACTGCACATTATTTTCAGCTGAAGcttaatgtaaaattataaaaagtCATAGATTAATGTTTTGAAAACTCTGCATGGCCTCTTGAGCAATGAGGAAAAAATGGTATAAAAACGTTTGATGGTATCTATGTTCTCCTGTGCTTTTTGGACCTTTTGCCTTTCTGCAAATGCCACAGTACGTAACTTTCGCACAAACCTCACAAAATACTTAAAAACCTCAgaaattaccattttatgttAATGTTAACAGGAATTAGAACAAACACATGATTATCTATAGAAATAGAATCCCAAACTTTAATGACAAATTACAGTTTACCAAGTCAGGTTTTGACCACCAATATTATTCACAAATAAGACACCTTAGGCAAAAAACCAAGCCAGTACTGAATGACAACAAAGTTAAGTCTGTACTAACAATGATAATACATTAAATTAAGATggaccaaaaataaaacaatgaacGATGATAGGAAAGTTTAGGtcttaaaaaaattcaaaaatcaAACGTTCGAAAATACAAATTGATATAAAAAGTAAATTATATAACTGCATTGAGTAAAACATAAAAGTGAAATCTCCCCTTTGTGAAATTGCTGGTAAAAATGCCTATATTCTCATCCCCGAACTGTACTGGTTTTGTGTAAGACTCCAGAGAGAAAAAACAGTTGAAAGGGGCCCACTGGGTGATGCTTAATGCATGTGCTCAGGTGCTTATGTGGCATGAATGTTTAATGATATACATACCAGTCACCATGACATGTATGATACAGACAAAATCCATGCAAAAACCTTTCCAGCAGCAAACAGAAAAGCATTTAGGTTCTTTACAAAAATATAAAGACATATGAACTTAAAAAATTGAAGGATAAAAGTAATGACCATAAAATGAATATaggaaaataagtatttattAATAGATTAACAAATCAAACAGTTACAAATTCATGATTAACCTTTGTGAaaattttatcattttaattcCACCTTTATCTGTGGAAGAGGTGATcacttaaacttaaaaaaattaaacaaacgaTGAAAACAATGACAATGTAAACATACATAGGTAGAATAAGTATACATTGATAAACAGATTAAATAGTCACAAGTTCATGATTAGCATTATAAAATTTTCACAAAGAATAATTAATTTATCTGTGCAAGAGGTGATCACTCTTTACAAAAGGCTAGCAGACTTCACTTACACAGAAAAATGTTGAATAATTTAAAACACTTAAAATATTTGaacatatttcaaatgtgttaaaTTTAAGTTTTAGAAATTTCTAGGGTATCCATTTACATAACAGTGTGTGAtgcatgtttttaatttttttcttcaaGAGTTTAGGCCTAAAATCTCTATATCACCTTTTTCAATTGAATGGATCCTCTCATGTTTTTTTAAGTTACTGATGTCAGAAAATTTCTTTCCACACACAGTGCAACAATGATGTCTTTCCCCCAAGTGCACTTTAAGATGTCTTCTTAAATATGACACATCCGTAAAACATTTTCCACAATATTCACAGCAGTTGGGTCTTTCACCAGAATGTACcctcaaatgtttttttaagcAGTTTACTTGTGTAAAACCTTTCCCACAAAGAGTGCAGCTATATGGTTTTTCACCAGAATGAATCCACAAGTGATTTGTTAAGCAGTTTGCCTGCCTAAAACATTTACCACATACTGTACAAGTGTACGGTTTCTCACCAGAATGAATCCTTTTGTGCACTGTTAGGTGAATTGCTCGAGTAAAACTCTTTCCACATTCAGTACAAGTGTAAGGTCTCTCAGAGTGACAATGTCGTCTTAAAGATGCAGCATCCTTAAAACTCTTCCCACATTTGCCACAGATATTTGGCCTTTCTCCAGAATGATTTAACAGATGGTTTTTAAAAGTTGCTCGGGTGTAAAACCTCATGTCACACTCAGCACACTGATACGGTTTTTCACCTGAATGGAATCTCATGTGAACTTTTAAGGAATAAGCTACAGTAAACCTCTGTCCGCACTCAGAACAAATGTGGGGCTTTTCTCCTGAGTGAACCCTCTGGTGTTTCTTTAAGTAGGATCTGTTCGTGAATCCTTTTCCACACTGGTGACAAATGTATGTTTTTTCTGTTAAATGAGTTTCTTCGTGTTTAGCCAAATAGGTCCGATTTGCAAAGGTCTTCCCACATTCATTACATCTGTGTGTTTTTTCACTTGAATGagtttttttgtgtatttttaagGTAGAAGGGCTTTTAAAACTCTTTCCACAATCCAAACAACCATGCTTATTCATATTTGAGTTATCCTGCTGGTGCTGCTCTATTTGGAATGAATCGACACAATAACTTTCTTGATTATTGTGATCATTTCTGGAAAATGACAACTGTCCAGTATCTGGAGTTAATAAATCCCTTTTACATCTCTCTTCTTCGTCCTCTTTACACAGCTCAGGCTCAGAATTAGTTGCAAACTCAACGAAATCTGTTACACTGTCACTAAGTTCACACTTCACATCTGATATTTTGTCACCATCAAACTGTGAATCAACATTGACTCTCACCTGATCATAGCCTGGATCAATCGTTTCAATTTTAATTTGCTCAGATGCCAGACATTCTTCTAGTCCCACCTTGACAATACGGAGATCCTGCATTGCATCTGAATTGTCCATTTTCTTGAAAATTGCTAGACGTCCTCTTGACTCAAGTTTTGCTTCAGTAAATTTCTCACTATCGACACACTGTGTATTGGGGTCTTCTGTCACCTGAACATAATCTGGATCAACATGTTCAGATTTGATTTGTCCTGCATTCAGATAGAGTTCATCAACATTGGCACTTTGTATGATGGCTGTACATGCTGTGTTGGCACAATCTGAATCAGATTCAGTTTTAACAGTCATTGCCAATCTGCCTTGTGATGTTTCACCAAAATGAACTTTAAGGTGTCTTTTTAAGTAAGACATATACTTAAAATGTTTCCCACAATGGTCACACATACTTGGTTTTTCTCCTGAATGAGTTCTCATATGTACTGTTAATCCGCTTCCTTGTGTAAAACTTTTCTCACACAAAGTGCAACTGTACGGCTTCTCACCGGAATGAATTCTCATATGTATCTTTAAATTTGCTGCCTGAGTAAAACTCTTTCCACATTCAGTACAGTTGTACGGTTTTTCCCCAGAGTGAACCCTCTTGTGTATAGTTAAGCGGAATAACCTGGTAAAACTCTTTCCACATTCACTACAGCTGTAAGGTTTCTCAGAGTGACAATGTCTTCGTAAAGAGGCTGCATCCTTAAAACTCtttccacactgaccacagacaTTTGGTCTTTCTCCAGAATGGTTTAAAATGTGGTTCTTGTAGGTTGCTCGGGTAAAAAACCTCATTCCACAGTCGGTGCACTGATATGGTTTTTCACCAGAATGAAACCTCATGTGCACTTTTAAAGAATATGACACAGTAAATCTCTGTCCACATTCCGAACATACATGGGGCTTTTCACCTGTGTGAACTCTCTGGTGTTTCTTCAAGTATGACTGATTAATAAATCCTTTGCCACACTGAGCacagatgcattttttttcagtcgAGTGTGTTTTCGTGTGTCTCGTTAAGGCAGCGGTATTTGTGAAACTCTTTCCACACTCATTACAACTGTATGTTTTTTCACCCGATAGGGTTTTCCTCGATTTTGCTGAGGTCAAATATGATCCATAGCTTACAAAATCCGAAGCAGAGAGAATTCCATTTGAGCTATGTTgcgtgtataattttatattaaatGCATCAATAGAACTACTTCTGGATTGGGTAGAgcctgaccaatcagattctTCATGAGTGCAATTCTTATTCAGAAAGGAAAAAGCAGGCtgatcatcatgaaataatgcaTCTGCTTCTGATCTCTCTTTGTGATCCTGTTCACAGAGATGCACCGCACTTTTTTCAGCTGTAAATCCGCGTGTGACACAATTGTTTTGGTGGATGGCAACTTCATCTCCATCAGTGTACTGAGAGTCAGCATGTTGTGATGTCCAGATAGTGTCATGGTCAATAATCCTTGTCTGTGCATGTTGAGATTCCACACACAATCCCAAGCGAATTTTCTCAGTATCAAGATTCTGCATGGCAGCTGTATCCGCTGGACGGATGAAGCAAAGTTCAGGTTCACTTTTAATACACAGGGCCATGACCTCTGAAGTCAAGTCAATCTGTCACCTGTGGCATTTCACTCCCTTATTTGGGTCAACTGCTGTCCGCTAACTGTCTTCTTTCTATCTGATTCTGTGTTACTTGTCGATTTCCTTTGTGAGCCACCGAGACCCTCTAAGCATGTGACCATGCTTACCCTAGAATGGAAAAGATTTTACACAGAGCATCAGACAAAAATAACCTATTCTACAGAGCAGATTTCAAATACAGATTCCAAAATGTAGAAAAATTTTAGGTTttcttttattgtgtttttcatttacggATTTTTGTTTCCTTTAGCAGAGCACTAGTAACCTGGAAGTCGAGAGTTCCAAAGTTCCAAAAGAGATAGAGATGTAGGCCTAGTGTCTCTAAATAATGCACTTCCACCTCATTAAAATATACAGCTGTGCAAATggataaaagcaaaatattgtGAATACTAAGCTTAATATTGCAGACATCAGTGCTATGTCAAATACCACAATGCATCATTCTAACACTGGCAATCAAGCCTGGttaatacaatgcattgtaAACAGCATTCCAAAGGGAATGCTACAAAATTATAAAACATTACTAATGTAACTAGGCTATTCCAATACATCACACTTATTACTGTGATTCAAATCAAAGCGTAACACTCGCTAGTCGTTAAGCACACAGCTATCACTTTGAGTTCAGTATAAAGCATCTGTAAACTCCCTAACAGGGCGCAACAAAACATATACGCTTATTAACAGAAAATCCACGATGTTAAAATGACCTGGACACACGTTAGTTTGAGTATTAttgttactgttattattattttataaagagGTTAACGGTTTCTTTGCATGTAGTACAAAATTAACACTGCTTCTCGCATTCAACAGCTGGTTATAAAAGAGACCAACCTTGCACGTTGTACCATCTGGTTGATGGCTACCGTAATTAATAACACATTTTCATTACTGCTACAACCGATATGAAAATGCACAACGTACGTCTCAGCGCCAGTCTTTTCAAATGGAGTTGCATATTAACGCCTGATCTCAATCGCGGTGTTAAGTCTGCAGATGCGCATCTTAGCGGCTGGATAATAACCAAAACATGCCTCATTTACCTTGGGAAGCCATGAAAGAGCCCGTTGTTCGAAAACGGTGGTGATGGGCATCATCAGAAAAAGCACAGAAGTGCCAACCAACAGGGTTACTACTGCCAGTCGAAACTGCCCAACATACTACGCCGTTTTACGGAATCGCCATACCTGCCCTTTAGATCAAGTGGTTATTAATAATCCGGGACATAAAATTGCacaacaaattaaaaaaaaaatctaaataaataaaatcacacGAGATGCAGAGTCTTGCTCCAAACAATATGACCGAGTATCTTGGCGACTTGTGAAAGATTTACTGCCGCCTACAGCACTGGAGGACGGACATTGGCAGCCTATTATTTACACCCCTCATCCCGGGATTGCTTTTTGGGGAAATTTTTACTTTACTTTTCCGTCACAGTGAAATTACACAAGACCTAGTACTGCAGCGCTTTTATAAAAGCAGTTTTCGCAATAATTCCTCTGTAATACTGTGCTCAGAAACACCAGAAGCTAAATCTAAATATGCTTTGCTTGTTAAATCTCGCATCTCTCGGACGCCCTACTAATCCATTAATGGTAATAGAAATAACGTGGAGGTATATAGAAATAGTGTCTTTTCAGCAGTGTCGCCCCAGTGGTGAATGGCTGCAATTACAAACAACGCAAATAGACGCGCAATCCTACTCCACCTGCAGGGACCTTACTTACTTATTACATGTGCCATTACTGGGAATCACACCCCAAGAGGTGTAAATCAACACCGCTAACTACAGAGCAATCTGCATCATTCGATTAAAATATGAGCAATTTAAAAACACGAAACAATTGCTGCTCTCCATCTTTCAACCGCTTGTTGTGGGGTGGCAGTGGCGCAAAAATGTGGTATGCAGTATATGCGGTGCATATGGGCCGGGGTGGGCGCCAAAAcaagggagggagaaaaaaaaatatcattaaCATGTATGTTTTAAAACTGTTCTTGTGCTTTTAACTCATGACTATGCTCTAAATATgctgtttaaaatatttaagaaaCTGGCAGTAGATGTTATGAGCAGCGATGTTGCTGCGACTGGCACTGTCTCCTTTACTTCCCTCAGTGCTTGGGGGGCGGAAGGGGGGCGTGGATCGTGAATGAAACGTATCGTTAACTTCGGTCGGACTGGCACCTGATCATGTAATCATCGTTCATGGATAGCTAGCTAACACATGGCTGACAGAAAGTCGGATGAAAGTAATACGTAGCATATTGGCTAggctgaccagataatccacgtCAGGGAGGAAACTTTAATCTActccaggttttacaaactactttaaaactgaaaggcaccTGTGCTTCGCCAAATAGCTCacttcttcttgtgctttgactgctttaattgaaaaactcatccagctgttacacattaacattagtggcatatgcatgattataggagactgaccaatcagtacGCAGCAAGAACTCTAggttcttttaattaaaatggtattttaaaaatcttgTTCTAGCTCAAtatgtcctccctgacatggattatctcgTCACCATAATTTTGGTAGACTTTGTACTCCACTTTCTtacttttttccctttttaatgGTGAAAATGTGAAATCTGTTTAAATAGGTTTCAGTAAGCGAATTGTAAAACAAGCATGTTTTTTATACCTTTGTTTTGGGTGGGTAGTGGCGCCCCTGACTCTGAGGAATTCAGACTACAAATTATTAACCTACATCTTTGCCTCTCGTCTTCAGACAGAGATTTCAAATCTTATTGCAGAATCACAATCTGGAtttttaaaaggcagattaattcACAGTAATATGACTGGTAATAGATATTATTGAATACCGAAAATTGATTGAAGATAAtggcttcatcttcttcttgaaCTTTTATAAAGCCTTCGACTCGGTGGAACATCCATTTATTCTGTCAGTACTTGAATATTTTGGTTTTGGGGCCAGATTTACAAACCTGGTTTGCGGTGTGTATCAGAATATTAGCAGTTGTGTTATTCTTCCTAATGACACCACTCCAAGCTTTAAGACTGATGTGGGAATCCCTCAAGGATGCCCCATCTCACCATACCTGTTCATATTAGTCACTGAAACGTTAGCCATATATCTTAAAAACTGtaatgaaatccatccatccattttccaaaccgcttatcctactgggtcgcgggggtccggagcctatcccagaagcaatgggcacaaggcagggaacaacccaggaaggggggccagcccatcgcagggcacactcacacaccaatctgtaatgaaataaaaaaaaaaatgaaatcatCATTAGCCAGCTGGCTGACGACACAACATTATTTCTAAAAGATGAAAATGAAATTCCATCgactatttaaaaaataaaataattttccaAAGCCTCAGGGTTTAAACCAAAAAACCAACTTTAAACCAAAAAAATGTGAATTATTAGCTGTTCATGAGACACCATTAAAAGAAATCTGCCACATTCCTATTAAATCAGAAAGCAAATACCTGAGTATTCATATTACTAACGACCAGAAACTGAGCCAATTAATTAATATAGAAAAGAAACTTCATGAGTGCAAGTCAAAGTTAAATTTATGGCTACAAAGAGATCTTTCAATTCTAGGTCGGATTTATCTGACAAAAATGGAAAGTTTGTCGAGATGCATTTACCCAACTTATTCTAATGCTATCccgaataaaataataaaatccatcaaccAAATTAATCTGAACTTTATTTACTCACTATATGAGAAAAAGTGATATGGTTAAAGAAATAAAGGATGGTGGTATGAAggctaggggtggcatggtggagcagtggttagcagtgttgcctcacacctctgagacccaggtttgagtctctgcctgggtcacatgtgtgtggagtttgcatgttctccccatgtcgtcgtggggtttcctctgggtactccggtttcctccacagtccaaaaacatgctgagggtaactgcccgtaggagtgcatgtgtgagtgaatggtgagtgagcaAAATAAAATTTGTTTATGGAACTCCGATAATGTTATAGGAAGCTTGTATAAATTCCATAAATAAATTTTATTATATTGGAAAATGTTGTATGTACATAATTTCTCACCACACTCTATTATAATTTGGAACAACAGATATATACTGCATTGCAACAAATCCTTATTTTATAGGGAATGGTTTGAGAGAAATATATGGTTGGTGACTGATGGATGTTGATGGAGAATTGTTACAAAACACAATTTTAATCCCCCCATCTCAGAATTCTTAAAACTACGTAACGCTCTTCCCCTAGAATTTGTGTTTCTAACTAAAAACATAATGATACACCAAATTAGACAACCACAATTGGCCCCGTTATCAATTCAAGACATTTCTCTCCTGGACATAAAATGTAATAAccctgtgacgcccgctccgtccgctcctcgtgtgtgccacgccccctgattacccacgtgtgcttacctgatcgtctccatctttgtccacttactttgcttggtcctgtcttatttaagtcctggtcttacctgtttgccttgtctgtcattggtgttagtcggcgtgccatgttcccgagtCCGCGTcatcccaataaatccccgtttgccctgattctgcctgctcgcctgcttcctgcccgctcgccccgtccgtgcgcctcacccgcagacgccgggcgtgacagaatgacagaccttaAAGAAGCAGCTTCCGTGACTGTGGAGGACTACCGCGGTTACGTCGATCAGCTGCTATTTTGGatcgcccagcccggcatccgggaagatcccccggcctgggatctcatcagccggagctgggacatcctggaccGGCTGTCCCTGGAAAGGGACGCGCACCTCGCGGAGGAGGTGCGCGATAACTTCCAGCGGGTGGCCAAGCTCCGTAAAGAGCGGTGGGTTGCGCTACACGAACCGGGGACCATCCTCCCGCCGTCCGCTTTCTCGTACAGTGCGCAGCCTACCTCCCCGACGGTgaagcggagaaggaggaagaagcagaCGGTCGCCCGGACGATCGTCCTAGGGGCGTGCGCTCTCGTCCCCGCCTCCTTTCCAGCTGGTGAGCTGGAGGACTCCCTGAACGACACGGAGGCCCTCAGCGCTGCCAAGCTGCCTTCCCAAGCAGCTTCCCCGGTCCGGAGAACACGCCGGGTCACGGTACAGCTGGGACAGCCGCCTCCGCGACGAGCGGCAAAAGCCGAGTCTGAGGAGCTCCCTCTGCTCTTGCCGCCCACGCAGCCGCCGCCCTCGGACTTTGCTACCACGCGGCCGCCTACGCCGCCTGCGCGGCCGACTGCGCCGCtcgcgcagccgcctgcgccgCTCACGCAGCCGCTCCCGTCTTCGCCTGCTACAGCCGCTtccgaggcgcccccactgcagtcacctgcagtgcccgggccggcgcccccactgcagcagcctgcagctcccgggccggcgcccccactgcagcagcctgcagctcccgggccggcgcccccactggagcagcctgaccgtgttcctgtcccggcgcccccactggagcagcctgaccgtgttcctgtcccggcgcccccactggagcagcctgaccgtgttcct
Coding sequences within:
- the LOC125709639 gene encoding zinc finger protein 471-like, producing MALCIKSEPELCFIRPADTAAMQNLDTEKIRLGLCVESQHAQTRIIDHDTIWTSQHADSQYTDGDEVAIHQNNCVTRGFTAEKSAVHLCEQDHKERSEADALFHDDQPAFSFLNKNCTHEESDWSGSTQSRSSSIDAFNIKLYTQHSSNGILSASDFVSYGSYLTSAKSRKTLSGEKTYSCNECGKSFTNTAALTRHTKTHSTEKKCICAQCGKGFINQSYLKKHQRVHTGEKPHVCSECGQRFTVSYSLKVHMRFHSGEKPYQCTDCGMRFFTRATYKNHILNHSGERPNVCGQCGKSFKDAASLRRHCHSEKPYSCSECGKSFTRLFRLTIHKRVHSGEKPYNCTECGKSFTQAANLKIHMRIHSGEKPYSCTLCEKSFTQGSGLTVHMRTHSGEKPSMCDHCGKHFKYMSYLKRHLKVHFGETSQGRLAMTVKTESDSDCANTACTAIIQSANVDELYLNAGQIKSEHVDPDYVQVTEDPNTQCVDSEKFTEAKLESRGRLAIFKKMDNSDAMQDLRIVKVGLEECLASEQIKIETIDPGYDQVRVNVDSQFDGDKISDVKCELSDSVTDFVEFATNSEPELCKEDEEERCKRDLLTPDTGQLSFSRNDHNNQESYCVDSFQIEQHQQDNSNMNKHGCLDCGKSFKSPSTLKIHKKTHSSEKTHRCNECGKTFANRTYLAKHEETHLTEKTYICHQCGKGFTNRSYLKKHQRVHSGEKPHICSECGQRFTVAYSLKVHMRFHSGEKPYQCAECDMRFYTRATFKNHLLNHSGERPNICGKCGKSFKDAASLRRHCHSERPYTCTECGKSFTRAIHLTVHKRIHSGEKPYTCTVCGKCFRQANCLTNHLWIHSGEKPYSCTLCGKGFTQVNCLKKHLRVHSGERPNCCEYCGKCFTDVSYLRRHLKVHLGERHHCCTVCGKKFSDISNLKKHERIHSIEKGDIEILGLNS